In the genome of Diabrotica undecimpunctata isolate CICGRU chromosome 2, icDiaUnde3, whole genome shotgun sequence, the window ACTGTACATGTTATTCCCCTTTTAAATTATTGCCGTGAATTAATTTATTACAATGTAGTAATTTTCGGAAAATCATTCTAGTAATGAGAAAAAAGATGGTAAAGTaaactagcgcgaagcttcataaatatgtactatgttttctgtaattttaaaagttaaataatattttttaaattcaataacgtaattttattatttatttatttatatttcaaaattatattgtattaaaacaaattatattatgtataataaataattgattaattattatttttgctcCTAATGCCACCTGCTAaagtattaacaaagcatacgttgtttacttctgacacgaaatattaaattaataataaaatataaataaatatcatttgatactaaatttattctatatattatattgactaaataagatgtttaaaaataataactgtATAAAAGTGTCACAAAGACTTAAatagatgattcaatattgttattaattggatgctatttatgactttaaaatttttataatcgtcaCGAATGGAATCTTTTTgccagatattcttttaattttttatttctcatttgtctgtattttgttatttttcttgcAGTTTTTCATTTAAACCAGCTTAAAATagatatatgatgactagaaaaggattgatcgagagtagtggcACTCCTTGTGACACTCGCATCAGCATTTTACAGTAGAGAAAAAAAGTATACAACGTCAGTATAACAGCTTCGTTTCAAAAATAAGTTTAGTTTCAAAATTAATTGGTTCGATTCGTTAAATGGCAACGTGACGTATTTTTACCGGAAAGTAAATTTCGTTTACCTTTATCGCTAGTTTCTTTCGTCCGTACTCAGATGCAGTACTGGCAATTTCACTGTAAGAAATGCCCGACGAATACCCTAATTTGTCTGCAATTTCTCTCGCTACGGTTTCTTCCTCGAGATGGGACTGACTAACCTTTAACAATACAAAAATGAATCAAAATTAgccaaaaatataatttaaattatgtTAAATTCGAGATGATTCTAAAACGTATGTTCTTGATTGATATGAGTTACTGTTAGTATGTGTATACCTATACTTTAAGTGCACACATATTGAAACTATAACGATTTAACCTGAATCACTTGGAAAAAATATTGCTcctttataaaatgcatttatttatATACAGGTACTGAAAAAATATTGCAATGGGGATTACAAAATTGGCGAGATATCTAACAAAGATAACTCATATTatgttttcacttaatatacaaAGATCAAAATCATATTTACTACTATaatagaagccacagttagaatgcagtgttgaTCTTAGGACgcgcagcgatgccgctcatgtcggcacagtggtatatgtatatatatgtggctaaacacccctttaggggttacgccgcttacgctctctagatctatgttttgaggtagatcagtcctcatgttccttatttaattttctcagttatttttctccattgtgtcctatctctggtttttcctttccactgtcgtatgcccgccttgttgagatcatttacaacttcttgtaaccatgtagatcttggtcttccacgtcttcttttgccagctggtgtccattccaatattgagaatatcgtcgtagttgatcctgatctccatacgtgtcctagccattttgctctttgttgttttattttacacactatatcttccttaatttcttccagtagctcaaggttcgttctttgtctaaattcattttcatttatttttattggtcccagtattgctcttagtatttttctttcttgtattctaaggttttcctcttgtttttttgtcatgctgagggtttcggctgcatacatcatcgtcggtcgaattattgttttgtataccttcattttcgatttcttactcaatagtttattttttagtaatttcttatttgcatggaaggtcttatttgctgtaataatcctttctttgatttctgtttctctttctccattgtttgttattaatattcccaagtacttaaatttttcgacttcttcaaaaatgtattcgcctagtctaacctttttgttttcgaagtttttatcaaatctcattatttttgttttttcttggtttatttttaatcccattacttttccttctgttaccatttcatttaacattttttccattgtttttctattttttgttattagcacaatatcgtcagcgtatgctattatttgtccttctctagttctaagggtacctttgtttattttcctgacgatatattccagggcaagattaaacagggttgctgataacgaatctccttgtctaacccctttatttatgacaaattcttctgtgtctcctacttgagtttttatactcactacagttctactcattgtcatttttattaatcgtcttaatttgttttgtattcccatttctttcagagctaccattaattttgatctttttattgtatcaaatgcttgctgaaaatctataaaaagcagttcaatttctattttatatccatgagctttttccataatttgtttaactgtatgtatggcatctgttgtagactttcccttaataaatccgcattgatagtgtcctatgatattcgtcatagcgttggtcagtcttcgatgtattaaggtcgacataattttatatgctgtgtttaatagcgtcagtcctctgtagttattacacatttgttggtctccttttttatgaatcgtgataatttgtcctttgttccattcttccggcattttttcttcgtcccatatgtcttttattaaattgtacagtttttcttttaattcttcaccaccatattttataagttccatattgatcccgtctgatcctgaagatttaccattacggctgctatttataatttcctcaacttcctcttttgttggtctttctagctggtttcctaacatcattgtctcttcttctacgttttcatttaggtcttgatcttcttgctctgttaataattctttaaaatagtgagtccaaatttctttatactcttcatcattttctgatacttttccatttttatcttttatgccttttatctttcctttaaaagttttgttttgctcgctaattttcttataaaatgcttttgtgtttctgttcttactttctttttctatttcttttatcttatcatctaaccaggcacgtttaattttccttatttttttcttacattcattccttattctattgtattcttccctataatcctgtctatttgttcttatccacatttgtctaatttctatcttcttttttagcatgttatggcattcttcattataccattcttgtttttttttgtttctttttattcctatgtgtacatccgctgtttcatttatacatttttttaaatttctccattctgtttctatatcctttgtatatttacactgttcctttagttttttgttcatgtcatcagcatacttaatccttatgtctggagcattcagtttttctacgtaccatttgtctttcattgtcgtgttttttagagttcttttgactttttgttttacctttgcagtcaccataaaatgatctgtgtctgcatgcgcacctctgtaagttctcacgtccgtaaccgatgtttgtttccttcttgtaatcagaatatggtctatttgggaccatgttttttggtctggggaaatccatgttactttatggtatttaggatgttcgaaatttgtactaatgataatcatattggtactagctgctaggttacataatctttgaccattgtcatttgttttttcgtgtaatgtgtgtttacctgctacttggttaatgtagtcttccttacctacttgggcgttaaaatctcccattaccagtattgtgtcttctctaggtaaattctccatttctcgttcaagttcctcatacattttgtctttttcctccgcagcagcactttcagttggagcatatacgtttatgattgatatattaaatggtttggcgttaattctcaggtaagccatacgttcatttattggtttaaattgcataatgttattttttatttttcccataattatgaaagcaactccatattgaccttgttttccatgtcccgaatactgtagtgtgtagttttttttatttatttctccttgacctgcccatctaatttcttgaatcactgcaatatcaatttggtatctttctagttctgagacaatctcctgcatttttcctggttcaagcattgttctgatgttccacgtacttatttttagttcatcgcgttttttcatttttctattatattttttcctgctcgtctgttttatcttatctaatctattcatgtccttttcctttgtcattttcgtttccgttttttgttgtgtgtacgatatttgttgttttatcggttttttggcgtgtcttggtttgccttttccagttcattcttctctttgttccatttccatatagccccgtcaatatttaatttttgataacctactctggtgttcatacctttttcttgttgaaattttgcaattttccgtatttcttgttggatcttcatctcttcttgcgttagatcgttattgatgtatatttctggctttgatgcccttagtttgtttttgttcttcatgattttaattttttcatttctgttttttagttttacaagacatgttttgtcgcctattttataagcatcttctatttctactttaatgcctaattctttttccacgaaatttgccataatctcgttgactacatttgggttatttgtatccatcggtagaccctggacaataacattgttagcctttctctctttctcgagctgttctaccttcattttcactatctttagttcctgcttcatttcatcattttccttttttagttgttggttactttgtttgaattcatttatttctttttttaattctctgaggtcatttctatattctcgttgttcttcttttattccttttacctccgttgttaaatgttttgtttgatctgttaaattttgcatcatttttaaaagctgatctattttgttttcatctttctgttgtttggttggtgttctggtaagtttcttgctcttgttgaaaatatcttcatcatcttcctttcgacttctttttttattgtcttctgaggtgtagtcatcatcgctatccatttttatttcttttttatgtattttttactctatattatagcaagcggtaagttctagttctccggtcaacccgtcagaagctctagaacttctcaagcaataattgagtatgaaatttaaatttattaaatattttatttcttctaaattttgtttatttagttaatattattaattagcggatttcctttcttggatttttgaaactttttggataaccggcaacgtcgcattcaatttgatcaagacttgtcttcttataggtcactttttgccaattttctttgcactgcagagagtttatgtcctcatacaatttttcacgtatagtttggattttatttctcactattacctcaaaaatcggaataaacactggtaaaaatgtttaacacttttattTCGCACAACGCGCTGTTGCCGCTACCCAGTGGTATATGTGTGGTATTTAtagtttggcgatagactgagaaatcaggagcgtacgcgcttcgtttcaaaattatttactaattaatttaactgatttaaataagagaataaaccAAATACAATGACCTCTTTGGTTTGGAGCTTTCAGTCTagtagagagcccttttatgaaACCATCTCGTGGATTCTTAATCATTGTGTCCCTTcattcctttttgactgaagctccgacgttagtccaagactcatcggtataaacaaggtttacattatccttcttcgtcaatgtttttatttgtctgaggtacttgtATCTCCAGGATGATATGTTTTCTTTCTATATTATTGcctatcttacctgcactgcattctaactgtggcttctactacAGTCTGCCGATTGAAACCCTAGTATTTCCGATCCAATTTATCACTATTAAAACAACATCCTGCGTTGCCAGGTGTATGATAATTATCGATTTAGGCGATAATTTTTACGTTGTCCGCAACGAACGATAGTACGTATACCATAATATGAAAATACAAACgttgaaataaaaacaaacatttctcGGGTGCTAAATTTCACAATCTTAACGCAAcgtaagtaaaataaaattaaaactagtgGATGAAATGAAATGGGAACCAATTTTTAGAATAGGTTTTACCAAAATTTGTGCAATTAAATAAACTTTTCCAAAGCCATAAAGCAGTTATGTATCACAAATTTTGCACAGCGAAATGATCACAGTGTAACGTTATAAAAAATCAAATGTTTATAATacttctttaaataattattttattttaatttctttttattttattcatttattaattttattttttattttactatttttattctaaaaatagttggcgttcAACTTTTCATTCAACTCTACATATTCTGTCATCTaaattccatttttaattttcacaaatACTCTAATTCCTGTATTCAGACCCCATTATGTTCTACGCAGTGAAACATAAATTTCTAAGCCTCACTTTAGTCGACAAACGATATTTGTCAGTTGACAATATAACTACCTGGGggccaatgtagaacaataaaccTCACAACTTTATTTTTGGGATCCAATTGTGTAATACTTATTTACTGTAATATTGTTTACTCCTAATTTGGAATTAtacaaaaaatcggttgcctgtaaagtcggttttacgggcgaagattttacgtgacgtctttttctcggtagaatatttattgatatgaatattattaaattgcacaataggaacaaggaattgaatgaaaataagaattgcacaaattttaactatagaaatatattttgtttactaaaacattgtacatgtaaacttaaacttaactaatttctatttgagggattttgttgaggataggacgatgataggagaaatatgaaatgaaaggaagtgtttctgctgtaatgtgtcttgaacgccaagaacgctcgagaaagacagagacacaagcacggaagcacgcaccgattcaacgcgcctaattctctagtgctgcgcgcgcagcagaccgatcatgtttgagtgggagagagacgcaaggcattcgccggtccggcgggcctctctctcgttcggtgactaactgtaacagacgtgagcgggcgttacactttttcatgaatgactccgagccacaacctaatttaagacgttgtcacgtcaaaaagctGCGTTACATTTTATTGCATAGCTATTTTGGATCAACATTAATTTTGAACACCCCATAAAGgagaaatatttttgtaaataatttgaatttaacatccaaatagaataaaaatatttaactgtACATATTAATGAAACACCATATATATACTGGTGACCTTACACCAAGTGTAGTGTGTATTTAGCAAAATTTACCTTATACTTGGCCCAATGTACTAAAATATAACTGGTACCTTCTTTCTCCGGCAGCTTAAGATACTTTGCGATTTGGAGAgctaaataataataattcctAGTTATTAGTCTTTTCAAAATGCCCTGTTTTCTTCTCTTCATGTAATTCAGCCTAAGATATATGttaaagaaaagttttttatgaCAGATAAATTATAGTGCAGAACAATACAGTACAGTATGacgtcaaaaaataaagaaaatattgcatCGTAATAGCTTGAAAGCAAAGTAAAACCGAAATGTTCTTAGTATTTCTTCGTTATGGGCCGCCACCATCACTCAAAGATCAATATTCTTGTCTTTTTTGTagtaaacaaataaacaaataaaacaaacaaataaacaaaaaaataaacaaaaaggcaagtaaacaaattttgttaaaaaaaaacaaaatttgtttaatttattaatatacgtatatatatatatatatatacgtatatatatatatatatatatatatatatatatatatatatatatatatatatatatatatacagtccatctaatttagatAACGATTTACGTCATTATATACGTCAGAGattgaagttgacatagttgccaaagtataaaaaaatcctgaatccattttaaatcaaataggtcacataattattaatatactctttacaacgactatttaaattcttacatgacatttttgaaataaaacacactaattttgttctaaaaagaacagattttattaaatagttaaaaatataaaacaagaggtattcactttaagatttaaaataataaagtacaaaaagtgtcaataccgcaactgtcaaataggtgttaccaatttatgccaaaattttaccttcgttcaattacagttacagtgtgttccgaacaaatgttcttgatAAAAACGCTTTATCATGCATTTATACAacttaaatgaaacatattattgtgtatttctttaagttaacattaatagaaacttttaaatattagttctacgcgtatataataaaatatgtctagtggctgtaatgccagtgtactcggtaaagtgattctaaaaaagaacacacctacaccctaaatatttcgtgttggtatcatgtgacgtcacacgctatgacgccgatgacgtacaTCGTTAACTAAATTAGatgaagtgtatatatatatgcatacAATGTGAGTGAGATTAAAATCTCACTGTAAATGAGGATATCAATCAAGaagaaatttcttttttttttaagtgtggcttatcatattctaccttttaagttttttaataactgttttacgaaattttccgtttttattgtgcgaatttgtaaaaataaaaagaaagaaaaataataacctTATCATGTAGAATTTAGTGTGGTTTTTCATTATATAGcatattgaaaataatatttttttcaggTGAAATGTTTCGAGTGAGAACATTTCCAAACGCattaatctagaaaacgtaataagcgaaaatgcaaaaaaaatgatCCCGTTGGCGAAAACGGAAATCATctgaatacaaaataaatcaAAGAAAAGTAAAACGTAATAAGGGACAGGAGTATTATAATGAAAGTACAAACAAAGTGATGGGAGCTCAAGAAATTGAACTACCTTGCATTTGTTCAAGGCAATGTGCAACAAAACTTAACAAAAATCGAGAAATTGTTTTTACAAAATTCTGGAATCTTAGGTCCTTTTATATTCAAAATTCATACCTATTTGGATGcattaaaatttgtaataaaaaacaacattatccgaaaaaaaaactaaaagggCAGTGTCTAGAAGAAAATACAGTGGGGATACTGTCACTGTCAATACAGAAACATTCAAAATATGTAAAGCCGAATTTATGTCCGTTCATGGTCTTCATTGATCTAGAGGtagattaaataatattgtaTCGCAATTACCTTCAGGTACTCCTGTACCCAAAGTGAATGGTCGgggaaaacataataataaaccACACCAAACCTGATAATCTGGGAAAGCCTTATTTAAATAGTGATATGTCAGTAACTCatttatatgaaaatatatatatatatatatatatatatatatatatatatatatatatatatatatatatatatatatatataatataatacctatatatatatatatatatatatatatatatatataactagaACACTGTAGTTCAGTGACTAGTgtgtgtagtagtgtctgggggctcgggagactgagacctcggaagccctgaagaagacatcagagaggatgtcgaaagctcggcaaaatggatatcgacgcggttcaacccggaagactggtgagtttaatattaattttataatagtattaatcttagctctaggtttaattgtactaaccgcgaaaATCTTTCcgaatctatatatatatatatatatatatatatatatatatatatatatatatatatatatatatatatatattattaataaaataaaaggatACTGAGTAATGGTTATGGGTATTCCTACTTTAGGATCTCTTACAGCATTCAAAACTCTCAAAAGTCTGCACATATTAACGTAAATATCTGATCTGGCATCTGGTATAAAACATTTGCCAAATTGGGCAgcctaaaacaaaataaatttttaattttcctttattaaaatttgaaaatattaatacaaCATAATAATCATCGccatatcaatttaaaaaaaacttactctTATAAGCATTTGCTGAATTTCAGTGTCAAATTCATAGCCTACCGCTTCTATACATTGATTGACGGCTATTTCTAAATCATTTTTTACTAGACAAATATATTCATTTGCTTTATGACTGCCCctctgaaaataaaataacacttttctagaaatttttgtatttctccAATATTAATAGATAGCTTCAATTTTTGCCATTCACTATCAgttaccatcaaaaaaaattCATTCCTTACCTGAAATTGTTTTGAAGCTTCAAGCAAGAAGCTACCAGGTTCTGTACTGTTTATTCTATAAATTTTCTGAACACTCTCGGGGACTTTCTGCAACAGCTCATGCTGAGTATTAGATACTATTCTGATGCCATCTATTTCTGGAACTAGAAATATAGAGGTGTCATAGAAAAAATTGACTTTTTCTCCATGTTTTCCAACAACAAGAAAAATATTCTCCTTTTCACCACCTGCAAGAAAAGTGTCTTTCTCCCAATAAAGCACAACAGCTTCATTACCACACCTACGACATTAAGAAACCACATTTATACAGTATATTTCATAATTATGGAGATTCTTgataaatgttaaaaaaacatcaaatgttaaaattaatagtagaaaatatttaataatgattgATAACATCCAATGACAATAAAAcagttatatttaaataattagcaTGCATTTGCTTCAAATTTCTTCTCATAATTAACTTAATCTTACCAAAGAAGTTGTTTTGGCCTGTGCACATTATCACAATCAACTTCACAATATTTTGTCCTTAGATCAGTAGATCCCAGCCACAGATATCCAGAATCTGTAAATAAAGCCAAATGGCGAGCATTTAAAGATACTgacatttttattattgatgtgtACTTGTTGGTTATATCAGGTTCCAACTGTAACAGAAATTGttaatattgaaatatttatcaACTATAGAAAAGAATTCTTCTATATCGATATAGTCCTCACACTAAGTAAATACTTACTATAGCACTAGTATGATGTTCATCTTGCTTTAACCTGTATAGTTCATATTCTCTAGCTACCAAGATTTCTGTTGTGTCTTCTGAAACCACAGTCCAACTTGTTGGTTGTACTCCTGATCCTAAAATATCCAAAGAGTTTCTGAAACTTTTTTTGTTTTGccatgtttaaattaaatttaaaaacaacacaATCTTGATCAGATGTGTCTGAAAGCATCCAAGTGtcacactgtttttttttttgacgaTTGAGGGACCCAatggaatataattataaatttgaGGTAAGTGaatcattgttaaattaaaattagttatttaCATCATTGCTCTCTTGTAGCATAGCTCCAAAGATAGCTTTGTAAGCAGAACATGCTCAGCTTGAAATTAAAATCTtctacacacttcaaaaatacttcccCTTTTCCATTTTGGTCATATAGTCTtttgatttgtcataagtgtgtacaaaaaacatcagttttttcatatttatataattttaatatacagaGCATTCTTTTTGACTGGGTTACTGTTAGTCATCATTTTGATATGTAAAACTAAATTACATGAAGTTTGTGATGTTTATATTGTATTTTAAATTAGCACACATATACATTGAAATTTTTTAGACAGGTATACATTgcaaattacttttaaataagtGTATTGGAATATAACTATTGTAAacattgttaatcttattggggAGCTGTacgttgaaaataaataaataattaaacttcgttatttagtattattaaatatatagttaaacatttttaatatctgaatataaactattaaaaatgactgcgacaaaaacaaaaaaaaaactccaaCTATTTTACTAATGCAAAAACTAGTTCCCCCTGTCTTGCTATGAGAAGGTACTGAagaaaattaaatgttttcagCAATGTTGgatttcataatttttttcatCACTTGAGCAAGTGATGCCTAATGAGTGAGTCAGGTTCAtaaaattttttaagtccaaTAACTAATATAAGCATCTATATGTATTGATACTACTTAATGTTTATCTAGGCCCTTTAATACAAAATATGAATCACTCATCACTTAAAacatatacaaataaaatatctatTTACTTACTTGGTAGTTCTGATAACTGTCTAGTTTTCGGTTCttcaatgttattcacaataaatatcttaaaatttgaAGTCATTACTGCAACTCCCGTGAAGTTTTGAGGACTAGTAAATATTTTAGCATCTATAACTTTGGAATCTTGAACTTTCTGACTAATATTGAATGTATGAAGATATTTCCCAAACATGTTATGTTTAACAACCATACCATCTTCTTGGATACAAATAAGTTCTTCTTCGTTGGTCCATCCCATATGAACTATAGGTCTTCTTGTCCActagatataataataatatcattGTCCTATCATTtgattaaataaacatttaataattttaatacctTAAAAGATGCAATCTGCTTCCCAGAACCAGAGAATATGGATATAATGGGCTGTCCAGATCCttgaacttttaaaaatttttgatcaTCTCTCCTAATTGCAATGGGTCCACCATATGAAGCTGAAGATGCTACATAATTATCTAAATTTACTTCTTGCTGCCAGGCCATTGAATATACATCGAATTTTCTAAAAGCAAATATTAACAGATATACAAAGTTTTCTAATAGTGTATAGTCTTTTTACACACCTGTAGTAAGCATCAAGTCCCAAGTGGAACCATTCTGCTGTTAATATTGCTGCGGTCATGTTAAAAGTGATTTATTTTTGTTAGATATATATTGTACTAATGCGAGTTTTTTATTCAGGCAAATATATTGTATTACAAATATTATTAGTAAACAGTAAACTGATAGTGACAGCAAAGGTAAACGtcagtttaaataaatattaaatatcgcCTTCATCCTTCATCTGACTAGCTTCAGGGCTCAAGCATTTCAAGCATTGTAAGTTGTATATACTATGATCTAACTTCATTATTATTCTTCATAaagttattttttcaaatatttgttagtttttgatcatattctcaatacttttaaactttttcactCACGACTAAAGACTATTCATATAAATTTACAAAAAGGAATATTTTAATATAACCTATATGTTTTTTTGGAAAAGTATAAAAGAAGAATTCGGTTTTGACCAGACCATAAGGTGCCAGAAGTTTGGACAGATTGACAGATATTGTAAATCATAATGTAGACAGTAGACAGACgccaaagacaaaaatattatgtATTTCTTGTGTTAAGAATTTTTATTCTAAACAATAATTTGCTTCACAAGTATGTATTACTGCAAAGATTGTAACTTGAAACCGTTTTCGTCTCAGTCAGCT includes:
- the Vps16A gene encoding vacuolar protein sorting-associated protein 16 homolog, which translates into the protein MTAAILTAEWFHLGLDAYYRKFDVYSMAWQQEVNLDNYVASSASYGGPIAIRRDDQKFLKVQGSGQPIISIFSGSGKQIASFKWTRRPIVHMGWTNEEELICIQEDGMVVKHNMFGKYLHTFNISQKVQDSKVIDAKIFTSPQNFTGVAVMTSNFKIFIVNNIEEPKTRQLSELPRSGVQPTSWTVVSEDTTEILVAREYELYRLKQDEHHTSAILEPDITNKYTSIIKMSVSLNARHLALFTDSGYLWLGSTDLRTKYCEVDCDNVHRPKQLLWCGNEAVVLYWEKDTFLAGGEKENIFLVVGKHGEKVNFFYDTSIFLVPEIDGIRIVSNTQHELLQKVPESVQKIYRINSTEPGSFLLEASKQFQRGSHKANEYICLVKNDLEIAVNQCIEAVGYEFDTEIQQMLIRAAQFGKCFIPDARSDIYVNMCRLLRVLNAVRDPKVGIPITITQLNYMKRRKQGILKRLITRNYYYLALQIAKYLKLPEKEGTSYILVHWAKYKVSQSHLEEETVAREIADKLGYSSGISYSEIASTASEYGRKKLAIKLLDYESKASDQVKLLLELGENTPALVKAIESGDTDLVYMVILKLREKMPLGDFKMTIRNFPVAQSLYIKYCKEHNTQALNEIYIQEDDFSAQAETFILESLDDKKNHMKDALLTSAQEAYKKGRKDLYVGMCDESVKLIRFQREVEDKIPGTKTKFIGKSVHDTCKLLLEMKETKLVEKFKNDFKIPEKRYWWVKIDSLAKQKNWTELEKFSKIKKSPIGYAPFVDVCLQYDNRSEALKYLAKVTEDIKVKYCIKTGCLEEAADIAFQQRDIQSLRYVQSKCSNQFPQNQLCERISSMIMQLESKK